One genomic region from Arthrobacter sp. YN encodes:
- the thrB gene encoding homoserine kinase — MESTQPTATDRALVAAGQRLTVKVPGTSANLGPGYDSLGLALSIYDTLTVETLSTGELEFELSGEGAETLPRDSSHLVVRAIDLALERLGYQHSGLKITADNVNPHGRGLGSSASAVVAAVTAANALVPEESRKDRDWILQLTSEMEGHPDNVAPAIFGGLALSWQDSEQYSSTKADVAPSVIPVVAVPDFELSTETARGLLPASVGHHAAAMNSGRAALLIHALTAQPAYLLPATEDYLHQSYRAQAMRPSADLIAALRSAGHAAVVSGAGPTVMVLANGEHEAATVADFVESYTASNTPDIGWRVMTLAVDVQGARVEVHRR, encoded by the coding sequence GTGGAATCAACGCAGCCCACCGCGACTGATCGTGCGCTCGTCGCGGCAGGCCAGCGGCTGACCGTCAAGGTCCCCGGTACAAGCGCCAACCTGGGCCCCGGCTACGACAGCCTCGGCTTGGCCTTGTCCATTTACGACACCTTGACGGTGGAAACCCTCAGCACCGGAGAGCTCGAGTTTGAGCTCTCCGGTGAAGGGGCCGAAACCCTTCCCCGGGATTCCAGCCACCTCGTGGTGCGCGCCATTGATCTTGCACTGGAGCGCCTCGGCTACCAGCACTCCGGGCTGAAAATCACTGCGGACAACGTCAATCCGCACGGACGTGGCCTCGGATCGTCTGCGTCTGCCGTGGTGGCAGCGGTAACCGCCGCCAACGCCTTGGTGCCGGAGGAATCGCGGAAGGATCGCGACTGGATCTTGCAGCTGACCAGCGAGATGGAGGGCCACCCGGACAACGTCGCACCCGCCATTTTCGGCGGACTGGCGCTGTCCTGGCAGGACAGCGAGCAGTACAGCAGTACCAAAGCAGACGTCGCGCCGTCGGTCATTCCGGTAGTCGCAGTCCCGGACTTCGAGTTGTCCACGGAGACCGCACGCGGTTTGCTCCCTGCATCCGTGGGCCATCATGCGGCGGCCATGAATTCCGGACGCGCCGCCCTGCTGATCCACGCCCTCACGGCGCAGCCGGCCTACCTGTTGCCTGCTACCGAGGACTACCTCCACCAGAGCTACCGTGCACAGGCCATGCGCCCCAGCGCCGACCTCATCGCGGCGCTTCGGTCCGCAGGCCACGCGGCCGTTGTTTCCGGTGCCGGCCCCACTGTGATGGTGCTGGCCAACGGGGAACACGAAGCCGCCACTGTTGCTGATTTCGTTGAGTCCTACACGGCGTCCAACACACCGGACATTGGCTGGCGCGTGATGACGCTGGCTGTGGACGTTCAAGGTGCTAGAGTGGAAGTGCACCGCCGGTAA
- a CDS encoding homoserine dehydrogenase: protein MSEVRTLKVALLGCGNVGAQVARILIDDADALAARSGARLELSGIAVRTIDAPRDVELPRELFTTDADTLVKDADLVIELMGGIEPARSLILTAIQNGACVVTGNKALLAQDGPTLYEEADKAGVQLSYEAAVAGAIPILRPIRDSLSGDRITRVLGIVNGTTNFILDQMDTTGAQFSDALAEAQRLGYAEADPTADVEGHDAAAKAAILASLSFHTRFSLDDVYCEGITKVSAADIASAKEAGFVIKLLAIAEKIDSAENGSGISVRVHPTLLPREHPLAAVRGAFNAVFIEAENAGELMFYGQGAGGTPTASAVLGDLVSAARRLVLGGPGRTETTTGHVPALAIDASNTSYYIGLDVADQAGVLARIAHIFAENGVSIEIMRQTIHRDSESNVESAELKIVTHRASEAALAATVEAVKGLDVINSVTSVLRVEGV, encoded by the coding sequence ATGTCTGAAGTGCGAACCTTGAAGGTGGCCCTGCTGGGCTGTGGCAACGTTGGGGCCCAGGTCGCGCGGATTCTGATTGACGACGCCGACGCCCTGGCTGCCCGCAGCGGCGCCCGCCTGGAACTTTCCGGCATCGCCGTACGCACCATCGATGCCCCGCGTGACGTCGAACTGCCGCGTGAACTTTTCACCACGGATGCCGACACCCTGGTCAAGGATGCAGACCTGGTCATCGAACTCATGGGAGGCATTGAGCCTGCACGTTCCTTGATCCTGACGGCCATCCAGAACGGTGCATGTGTTGTCACCGGCAACAAGGCCCTGCTCGCGCAGGACGGCCCCACACTTTACGAAGAGGCTGATAAAGCCGGCGTCCAGTTGTCCTACGAAGCCGCGGTAGCAGGCGCCATCCCCATCCTGCGCCCTATCCGCGACAGCCTGTCCGGCGATCGCATCACCAGGGTCCTGGGCATCGTCAACGGAACCACCAACTTCATCCTTGACCAGATGGACACCACCGGCGCCCAGTTCTCTGACGCCCTGGCCGAGGCCCAGCGCCTCGGATATGCCGAAGCGGATCCCACTGCCGACGTCGAAGGACACGACGCCGCGGCGAAGGCCGCCATTCTCGCGTCCCTGTCCTTCCACACGCGCTTTTCCCTGGACGATGTCTACTGCGAAGGCATTACCAAAGTCAGCGCGGCGGACATCGCCTCCGCCAAGGAAGCCGGATTCGTCATCAAGCTGTTGGCGATTGCCGAGAAGATCGACTCAGCAGAAAACGGCAGCGGTATTTCAGTGCGCGTCCACCCCACACTGCTGCCGCGGGAACACCCGTTGGCCGCCGTCCGTGGTGCCTTCAACGCCGTCTTCATCGAGGCGGAGAACGCCGGTGAACTGATGTTCTACGGCCAGGGTGCAGGTGGAACCCCCACCGCCTCCGCCGTACTTGGTGACCTCGTCTCCGCAGCGCGGCGCCTGGTCTTGGGTGGCCCGGGCCGTACGGAAACCACCACGGGGCACGTCCCGGCGCTGGCCATCGACGCCTCCAACACCAGCTACTACATCGGCTTGGACGTAGCTGACCAAGCAGGCGTTCTGGCGCGGATTGCGCATATCTTTGCGGAAAACGGTGTCTCCATCGAGATCATGCGTCAGACGATCCACCGCGACTCTGAGTCGAACGTTGAATCGGCTGAGCTGAAGATTGTGACGCACCGTGCATCCGAGGCTGCACTCGCAGCAACCGTCGAGGCCGTCAAGGGCCTTGACGTCATCAATTCTGTGACATCCGTACTGCGGGTAGAAGGAGTCTAA
- a CDS encoding M4 family metallopeptidase has translation MLRKIAAQSEPRLRAVARAAKESLLHIKDLQAIRTAPIPAAPPSARQAKPGPPNRTVFDAESAETLPGRVVRKEGAGPVGDVAADEAYDGLGSTHRLYGEIFGRDSIDDAGLALDATVHYGKLYDNAFWDGSQMVFGDGDGQIFQRFTKSVSVIGHELAHGVTQYTANLAYRNQAGALNESMSDVFGVLVEQYLKQESASKASWLIGEGLFTDQVQGTALRSMKAPGTAYDDDVLGKDPQPDSMDTYVRTSADNGGVHINSGIPNKAFYVVASELGGNAWEAPGQIWYGTLTSGSLPATCTFGKFAKTTVATAEELFGSGSAEHDAVLKAWETVKVKV, from the coding sequence ATGCTTCGCAAGATTGCCGCCCAGAGCGAGCCACGGCTGCGCGCCGTGGCCAGGGCAGCCAAGGAGTCGCTGCTGCACATCAAGGACCTGCAGGCCATCCGCACAGCACCCATCCCGGCGGCGCCGCCCAGTGCCCGCCAGGCAAAGCCGGGCCCGCCCAATCGGACCGTTTTCGATGCCGAATCTGCAGAGACCCTGCCCGGCCGTGTTGTCCGTAAGGAAGGCGCCGGGCCCGTTGGGGACGTGGCGGCCGATGAGGCCTACGACGGCCTTGGCAGCACACACCGTCTGTATGGGGAAATCTTCGGCAGGGACTCCATCGATGATGCGGGCCTCGCCCTCGATGCAACTGTCCACTACGGAAAGCTCTACGACAACGCCTTTTGGGACGGATCGCAAATGGTCTTTGGCGATGGCGACGGCCAGATCTTCCAGCGCTTCACCAAGTCCGTCAGTGTCATCGGCCACGAACTCGCCCACGGGGTGACCCAATACACGGCCAACCTGGCCTACCGGAACCAGGCCGGTGCACTCAACGAGTCCATGTCTGACGTCTTCGGTGTCCTCGTGGAACAGTACCTGAAGCAGGAGTCTGCGTCGAAGGCCAGCTGGCTCATCGGTGAGGGTCTTTTCACGGACCAGGTCCAAGGCACTGCCCTGCGCTCCATGAAGGCACCGGGCACCGCTTACGACGACGACGTGCTCGGCAAGGATCCCCAGCCGGACTCCATGGACACCTACGTGCGCACCAGCGCGGATAACGGTGGGGTGCACATTAATTCCGGCATCCCCAACAAGGCTTTCTACGTAGTGGCCTCGGAACTCGGTGGCAATGCGTGGGAGGCGCCCGGCCAGATCTGGTACGGGACGTTGACCAGCGGCTCCCTCCCCGCGACCTGCACCTTTGGAAAGTTTGCGAAGACCACCGTGGCTACCGCCGAGGAACTCTTCGGCTCAGGTTCCGCGGAGCATGACGCCGTCCTCAAGGCGTGGGAGACTGTGAAGGTCAAGGTTTAG
- a CDS encoding FAD-dependent oxidoreductase, with translation MIAAKSRVDTWLGRFTMYRLILWVLGALVAYSMLLNILGWLTFGLPEMLVHLALCLAVTYVSNRLLALIFRVKPHTESSLITGLLLYFLFWPAFGVTDMTGVALACVVASVSKYALAFRGRHIFNPAAAGAFVTGLTGLNIATWWAATPAMLWLLVPGVLVVLYRTRKMLMATVFLVVAAGIITVELLSRSMTFGQALWQSLAQRPLLFFVGFMLSEPLTLPPRRWQQLALAGVVGVVFAVPYNFGFVANSPELALLLGNLLAFFLGQRGGVELTFKGSRALTPGSTEFRFEPQRPVRFAAGQFMELNLPHRASDGKGRRRVFSITSAPGAPEVTFGVGTAEPLSAAKKALLALKPGDKLSATAVGGDFVLPRDAGKPVLLIAAGIGITPFLSHLSADGAPRDTVVMYLAKGRDELAGVEQLEASGAKVIARLADGSAPPAFMVDAGAARIDAERLRELVPDVADREVFVSGSPASVDSLRAAARSAGARRIHVDSFAGY, from the coding sequence ATGATTGCCGCTAAGTCCCGCGTAGACACCTGGTTGGGCCGCTTCACGATGTACCGCTTGATTCTGTGGGTGCTGGGCGCGCTGGTGGCCTACAGCATGCTCCTCAACATTCTGGGCTGGCTGACGTTCGGCCTCCCGGAGATGCTGGTGCATCTGGCGCTCTGCCTGGCGGTGACATACGTGTCCAACCGGCTCCTGGCGTTGATCTTCCGCGTCAAGCCACATACGGAATCCTCCCTCATTACGGGATTGCTGCTCTATTTCCTGTTCTGGCCTGCCTTCGGAGTCACTGACATGACAGGCGTGGCCCTCGCCTGCGTGGTGGCCAGCGTCTCCAAATATGCGCTGGCCTTCCGTGGGCGGCACATCTTCAATCCGGCCGCGGCCGGGGCGTTCGTCACTGGCCTGACCGGGTTGAACATCGCCACGTGGTGGGCTGCGACCCCCGCAATGCTCTGGCTCCTGGTTCCGGGTGTGCTGGTTGTTCTGTACCGCACGCGAAAAATGTTGATGGCCACGGTCTTCCTGGTGGTGGCTGCCGGCATCATCACGGTGGAGCTCCTGAGCCGCAGCATGACGTTCGGACAGGCACTGTGGCAGTCCTTGGCGCAGAGGCCTCTGCTGTTTTTCGTAGGCTTCATGCTCTCGGAGCCGCTCACCCTCCCTCCCCGCCGCTGGCAGCAGTTGGCGCTTGCCGGTGTGGTGGGTGTTGTGTTTGCGGTTCCCTATAACTTCGGCTTTGTTGCCAACTCCCCCGAACTCGCGCTGTTGCTGGGTAACCTCCTGGCCTTCTTCCTGGGCCAACGGGGCGGGGTGGAGCTGACGTTCAAGGGTTCGCGTGCCCTGACTCCGGGCAGCACGGAGTTCAGGTTTGAGCCGCAGCGCCCGGTGCGCTTTGCTGCCGGCCAGTTCATGGAGCTCAACCTGCCGCACCGGGCTTCCGACGGCAAGGGCCGCCGGAGGGTCTTCAGCATCACCAGCGCCCCGGGCGCTCCGGAAGTGACCTTTGGAGTTGGCACGGCCGAGCCGCTGTCCGCGGCAAAGAAGGCGCTGCTGGCTTTGAAGCCCGGCGACAAGCTCTCCGCCACGGCCGTAGGCGGGGACTTTGTTCTACCGCGCGACGCCGGCAAACCGGTCCTGCTGATCGCTGCGGGCATCGGTATTACGCCTTTCCTCTCGCACCTGTCCGCTGACGGCGCGCCTCGCGACACCGTGGTGATGTACCTCGCCAAAGGCCGCGATGAGTTGGCCGGCGTGGAGCAGCTGGAAGCCTCCGGGGCCAAGGTGATTGCCCGGCTGGCGGACGGTTCGGCGCCCCCGGCGTTCATGGTCGACGCCGGTGCTGCCAGAATCGACGCGGAGCGCCTTAGGGAGCTGGTCCCTGACGTTGCGGATCGCGAAGTTTTCGTTTCCGGCTCACCAGCGAGCGTCGATTCGCTGCGTGCCGCTGCCCGCTCTGCGGGGGCGCGCCGTATCCACGTCGATTCGTTCGCCGGGTACTGA
- the argS gene encoding arginine--tRNA ligase, whose product MTPEELSAAISACLKDAVSTGEITLTESAVPDSVRVERPKNRDHGDWATNIALQLSKQAGMNPREFAGILSNHLQGIPGVTGVEIAGPGFLNITVDAATAGALAKAIVEAGASYGTNQALAGRVVNMEFVSANPTGPLHIGHTRWAALGDAIARVLRASGANVTAEYYINDAGSQMNVFANSVLSRLHGRGVPEGGYPGEYIRELGDEVLNAHPGIRELTDEAALPVIRSAAYEAQMADIKTTLADFGVEFDVFFSEKELHDAGAIESAVARLREQGHVFDDGGAVWLRTTDFGDDKDRVMIRANGEPTYFAADAAYYLSKKDRGFTEKIYLLGADHHGYINRLKAIAACAGDDPEVNIEVLIGQLVSVNGAKLSKRAGNIIELKDLISWLGKDAVRYSLARFPADSPLTLDPELLKKHSNENPVFYVQYAHARSRGTARNAAEAGVERQVDGVDAFDASLLDHATENELLSYLGSYPSIVAKAAELREPHRVARHLEVIAGAYHRWYDACRVSPQGDDPVLDVNRTRLWLNDATSQVLANGLELLGVSAPERM is encoded by the coding sequence GTGACTCCCGAAGAACTCTCTGCTGCCATATCCGCCTGCCTTAAGGACGCCGTCTCTACCGGCGAAATTACCTTGACGGAATCTGCCGTGCCCGATTCCGTGCGAGTGGAGCGACCCAAGAACCGGGATCATGGAGACTGGGCCACCAACATCGCCCTGCAACTCTCCAAGCAGGCCGGTATGAATCCGCGCGAATTCGCCGGCATCCTCAGCAACCACTTGCAGGGCATTCCCGGTGTTACCGGGGTCGAAATCGCTGGTCCAGGCTTCCTGAACATCACCGTGGATGCCGCCACCGCCGGTGCCCTCGCCAAGGCCATTGTTGAGGCCGGCGCCAGCTACGGAACCAACCAGGCGCTCGCGGGCCGCGTGGTTAACATGGAATTCGTGTCCGCGAACCCCACCGGACCGTTGCACATTGGGCACACCCGTTGGGCAGCACTGGGGGATGCGATTGCCCGGGTCCTGCGCGCCTCCGGTGCAAACGTCACCGCTGAGTACTACATCAACGACGCCGGCTCGCAGATGAATGTCTTCGCCAACTCTGTCCTTTCCCGCCTGCACGGCCGCGGCGTCCCTGAGGGTGGCTACCCGGGTGAGTACATCCGAGAACTCGGCGACGAAGTCCTCAACGCACACCCCGGCATCCGGGAACTGACGGACGAGGCCGCCCTCCCTGTGATCCGTTCCGCCGCCTATGAGGCACAGATGGCGGACATCAAGACGACCCTGGCGGACTTCGGCGTAGAGTTCGACGTCTTCTTCTCGGAGAAGGAACTGCACGACGCCGGTGCGATCGAGTCCGCCGTTGCCCGTCTTCGCGAGCAGGGCCACGTCTTCGACGACGGCGGTGCCGTTTGGCTGCGCACCACCGACTTCGGTGACGACAAAGACCGCGTCATGATCCGTGCCAATGGCGAACCGACCTACTTCGCCGCGGACGCTGCCTACTACCTTTCCAAGAAGGACCGCGGGTTTACTGAGAAGATCTACCTGCTTGGTGCTGACCACCATGGATACATCAACCGCCTGAAGGCCATCGCGGCCTGCGCGGGCGATGATCCCGAGGTCAACATCGAGGTCCTCATCGGCCAACTGGTGTCGGTAAACGGCGCAAAGCTGTCCAAGCGTGCCGGCAACATCATCGAGCTCAAGGACCTCATTTCCTGGCTCGGCAAGGACGCCGTCCGCTACTCCCTGGCCCGCTTCCCGGCGGACTCGCCCCTGACACTGGACCCGGAACTGCTGAAGAAGCACAGCAACGAGAACCCGGTGTTTTACGTGCAGTATGCCCACGCCCGTTCCCGGGGCACGGCGCGCAACGCTGCCGAAGCCGGTGTAGAGCGCCAGGTTGATGGAGTGGATGCCTTCGACGCATCGCTCCTGGACCACGCCACGGAAAACGAGCTGCTTTCCTACCTCGGCAGCTACCCGTCCATCGTGGCCAAGGCTGCAGAGCTGCGCGAGCCACACCGCGTGGCACGCCACCTTGAAGTCATTGCCGGGGCCTACCACCGCTGGTACGACGCCTGCCGCGTGTCGCCGCAGGGTGACGATCCCGTCCTTGACGTCAACCGCACGCGCTTATGGCTCAATGACGCCACCAGCCAGGTACTTGCCAACGGACTCGAACTGCTGGGCGTCTCGGCGCCGGAACGGATGTAG
- the lysA gene encoding diaminopimelate decarboxylase: MNTAADHASPLAPEWLAVPGDLNALQEPLWAAGVGKNDAGEVTVDGLSVSELKEQFGTPLFVMSESDFRSRARAFKDAFDAAFADICGGVDVYYAGKSFLCTAVASWVAEEGLRLDTCSGGELAVAARAGIDGSNLGLHGNNKSDAEINRALDMKLGRIVVDSLDELERVAKIASSRGEVAKVMLRLTPGVHAHTHEFIATAHEDQKFGLSMAEDSTEEAGLSAAEEAVAAATSYSSVELLGLHCHIGSQIFEPDGFAVAAEKLLGFLAAMQAKYSIVLPELDLGGGYGIAYTPVDTPRPPAEIAEAMAAVVRSTCAELDITPPRISIEPGRAIVGSTTFTLYEVGTLKTVRVDAPEGEDGQKNVTYPRRYVSVDGGMSDNARPVLYDADYSAILASRDSSAAPQLSRVVGKHCESGDIVVRDVYLPADVAAGDLLAVPGTGAYCWALSSNYNYLARPGVVAVRDGAARLIVRGETEEDLLNRDMGVANV, from the coding sequence ATGAACACAGCCGCTGATCACGCTTCTCCACTTGCTCCTGAATGGTTGGCCGTACCCGGGGACCTCAACGCACTGCAGGAACCCCTGTGGGCCGCCGGGGTTGGAAAGAACGACGCCGGTGAGGTCACCGTTGACGGTTTGTCCGTCAGTGAGCTCAAGGAACAGTTCGGAACTCCACTGTTTGTCATGAGCGAATCGGACTTCCGCTCCCGCGCCAGGGCGTTCAAGGATGCCTTCGACGCCGCCTTCGCCGACATCTGCGGGGGAGTGGACGTCTACTACGCAGGGAAGTCCTTCCTGTGCACCGCCGTGGCCAGCTGGGTAGCAGAAGAGGGCCTGCGCCTGGATACATGTTCCGGCGGCGAACTCGCTGTCGCTGCACGTGCCGGCATTGATGGCTCCAACCTGGGGCTGCACGGCAACAACAAGTCGGACGCGGAGATCAACCGCGCCCTGGACATGAAGCTGGGCAGGATCGTGGTGGACAGCCTCGATGAACTCGAGCGGGTCGCCAAAATAGCTTCCAGCCGCGGCGAGGTTGCCAAGGTGATGCTGCGCCTGACACCTGGTGTGCACGCGCATACCCACGAGTTCATCGCCACAGCACACGAGGACCAGAAGTTTGGCCTGTCCATGGCGGAAGACTCCACCGAGGAAGCTGGTCTTTCGGCAGCCGAGGAAGCTGTGGCAGCAGCGACCTCCTACTCAAGCGTCGAACTGCTCGGCCTGCACTGCCACATCGGCTCGCAGATCTTTGAACCGGATGGTTTTGCTGTCGCTGCGGAGAAGCTATTGGGCTTCCTCGCGGCCATGCAAGCCAAGTACTCCATTGTCTTGCCGGAACTGGACCTCGGGGGTGGCTACGGCATCGCCTACACCCCGGTGGACACACCCCGCCCACCGGCCGAGATCGCGGAGGCCATGGCCGCCGTCGTGCGTTCCACCTGCGCCGAGTTGGACATCACGCCGCCGCGCATCTCCATCGAGCCCGGACGGGCCATCGTAGGCAGCACCACGTTCACGCTTTATGAAGTGGGTACCCTCAAGACCGTCCGGGTTGACGCCCCTGAGGGTGAGGACGGTCAAAAGAACGTTACGTATCCGCGCCGTTATGTGTCAGTGGACGGCGGGATGAGCGATAACGCCCGTCCGGTGCTGTACGACGCGGATTATTCGGCGATTCTGGCTTCCCGTGACTCCTCAGCAGCTCCCCAACTGTCCCGCGTAGTGGGCAAACATTGCGAGAGCGGCGACATAGTTGTTAGAGATGTATATCTGCCCGCGGATGTGGCAGCCGGTGATTTGCTCGCAGTACCGGGTACCGGCGCTTACTGCTGGGCCCTCTCCAGCAACTACAACTACCTGGCACGGCCTGGCGTTGTCGCTGTACGCGACGGAGCTGCCCGGCTGATTGTCCGCGGGGAAACCGAAGAAGATCTCTTGAACCGCGACATGGGAGTGGCGAATGTCTGA
- a CDS encoding FAD:protein FMN transferase — MPRADWSSFSFDGIGTHWEISTPEALGPAVRHQLLETVSDYDTTYSRFRPDSLVSGLSRGPGRITLPGHAAALHDVYAALYRLSGGAMTPLIGSSLERLGYDPGYTLAPSGNPQAPPRWEDVLEWTDTALTATEPVVLDIGAAGKGQLVDLLGGVLQSTGHSEFLVDGSGDMLHAGTHPVMVALEHPYDPGQAIGTVELNNSALCASASNRRAWGDGLHHVLDGTTGRPIHTTVATWTMAASALVADALATALFMLEPAQLQDDFDFSWIKVSSSGAATYSHRFEGRLFT; from the coding sequence ATGCCGCGCGCGGACTGGAGCTCCTTCAGTTTTGACGGCATCGGGACGCACTGGGAGATTTCGACGCCGGAGGCACTGGGACCCGCGGTGCGGCACCAACTGCTGGAAACAGTCAGTGACTACGACACGACGTATTCGCGGTTCAGGCCGGACTCCCTGGTGTCCGGCCTGTCCCGCGGACCGGGCAGGATCACTTTGCCCGGGCATGCCGCAGCCCTTCATGACGTCTACGCCGCCCTGTATCGGCTCAGCGGGGGCGCCATGACCCCACTCATCGGCAGCAGCCTGGAACGGCTTGGCTACGATCCCGGTTACACGCTGGCCCCCTCCGGGAATCCCCAGGCCCCGCCACGCTGGGAAGACGTCCTTGAGTGGACGGACACGGCCCTGACTGCCACCGAACCCGTGGTCCTGGACATTGGGGCCGCGGGAAAGGGGCAGCTGGTGGACCTGCTGGGCGGGGTCCTGCAGTCAACCGGCCATTCTGAATTTTTGGTTGATGGGAGCGGCGACATGCTCCATGCGGGCACCCATCCTGTGATGGTCGCCTTGGAACATCCCTATGATCCCGGCCAGGCCATTGGCACTGTTGAACTGAACAATTCAGCACTCTGTGCCTCGGCGTCCAACCGGCGGGCCTGGGGCGATGGCCTGCACCACGTCCTGGATGGGACCACAGGCAGGCCCATCCACACCACGGTGGCTACGTGGACCATGGCTGCGAGCGCATTGGTGGCGGATGCGTTGGCCACTGCCCTGTTCATGCTTGAACCGGCCCAATTGCAGGATGATTTCGATTTCTCCTGGATCAAGGTGTCCTCCAGTGGTGCCGCCACGTATTCGCACCGTTTCGAGGGGAGACTGTTCACATGA
- the thrC gene encoding threonine synthase, whose translation MAHQWRGVIREYADRLPVTEATKVITLGEGGTPLVHARQLSELTGSEVYLKVEGMNPTGSFKDRGMTMAMTAAVEAGAKAVVCASTGNTSASAAAYATAAGLKCAVLVPEGKISMGKLSQAIAHGATLLQVDGNFDNCLDIARKLGESYPVFLVNSVNPARIQGQKTGAFEIVDSLGDAPDIHVLPVGNAGNISAYWKGYKEYSAPFETANGTLPAVSTKTPIMWGFQAAGAAPFVAGHPITEPDTIATAIRIGNPASWDTAVAARDESGGLIEAVTDDEILAAHRWLSAKEGVFVEPGSAAGVAGLIKKHAAGEVPSGKTIVITVTGHGLKDPQWALRTDDGSDVQPVKVPNDVVTVAAELGLEEK comes from the coding sequence GTGGCTCACCAATGGCGCGGAGTAATCCGCGAATACGCTGATCGTTTGCCCGTAACGGAAGCCACCAAGGTCATTACCCTCGGCGAGGGCGGCACGCCCCTGGTCCATGCACGGCAGCTCTCCGAGCTCACCGGATCAGAGGTGTACCTCAAGGTTGAAGGCATGAACCCCACGGGTTCCTTCAAGGACCGTGGCATGACCATGGCCATGACGGCGGCAGTTGAAGCCGGGGCCAAGGCCGTGGTCTGTGCGTCCACCGGCAACACCTCCGCCTCGGCGGCTGCCTACGCCACTGCGGCCGGCCTGAAGTGTGCCGTTTTGGTTCCCGAAGGCAAGATCTCCATGGGCAAATTGAGCCAGGCTATCGCGCACGGTGCCACTTTGCTGCAGGTTGACGGCAACTTCGACAACTGCCTGGACATTGCCCGCAAACTGGGTGAGTCCTACCCGGTGTTCCTGGTGAACTCCGTCAACCCCGCCCGTATCCAGGGCCAGAAGACCGGTGCGTTCGAAATCGTCGATTCACTCGGCGATGCTCCTGACATCCATGTGCTGCCTGTCGGTAATGCCGGCAATATCAGTGCCTACTGGAAGGGTTACAAGGAATATTCCGCGCCCTTCGAGACCGCCAACGGAACCTTGCCGGCTGTCTCCACCAAGACGCCCATCATGTGGGGCTTCCAGGCTGCAGGGGCGGCGCCGTTCGTGGCCGGACACCCGATTACAGAGCCGGACACCATCGCCACTGCCATCCGCATCGGCAACCCGGCGTCCTGGGACACCGCCGTTGCCGCCCGCGACGAATCCGGTGGCCTGATTGAGGCCGTCACGGATGATGAGATCCTGGCAGCCCACCGCTGGCTGTCCGCCAAGGAAGGCGTCTTCGTTGAACCCGGCTCTGCTGCCGGCGTCGCAGGCCTCATCAAGAAGCACGCTGCAGGCGAGGTTCCCTCCGGGAAGACCATCGTCATCACGGTTACCGGTCACGGACTCAAGGACCCGCAGTGGGCCCTCCGCACTGACGATGGCAGTGATGTTCAACCTGTCAAGGTGCCGAACGACGTCGTCACCGTTGCCGCGGAACTGGGACTGGAAGAAAAGTAA
- a CDS encoding FMN-binding protein: MTTPLRKSIYAGIAGLSLIGAVAGCAPSAQSPSAESTPAAENGGQASTSSPTSSSTASGSTAAGTSAYKDGTYSADGTYTSPNGQETVGVELTLAGDTVSAVNITTHPSNPNTKKFQGEFASGISAQIVGKKIDELNVSKVAGSSLTSGGFNEAVKQIKSQAR; this comes from the coding sequence ATGACTACGCCACTCCGCAAGAGCATTTACGCCGGAATTGCCGGCCTTTCCCTCATAGGTGCCGTGGCGGGCTGCGCGCCATCTGCGCAGTCCCCGTCCGCTGAATCCACGCCGGCTGCCGAGAATGGCGGCCAGGCCAGCACGTCCAGCCCCACTTCTTCCTCTACCGCGTCCGGCTCCACTGCCGCGGGCACCTCGGCATACAAGGACGGCACCTACAGCGCCGACGGCACGTACACCTCTCCCAACGGCCAGGAGACCGTGGGCGTGGAATTGACGCTTGCCGGTGACACGGTGTCTGCGGTCAACATCACCACGCACCCTTCGAACCCCAACACCAAAAAGTTCCAGGGCGAGTTCGCCAGCGGCATTTCGGCGCAGATTGTTGGCAAGAAGATCGATGAACTCAATGTCTCCAAGGTGGCTGGTTCCTCCTTAACGTCCGGCGGGTTCAACGAAGCCGTGAAACAGATCAAGTCCCAGGCCAGGTAG
- a CDS encoding protealysin inhibitor emfourin: MRITVQRSGGIAAMTRVWSVDAVSPDDKERWVPMVEACPWEEAKSQSRAANQPDRFMYSIRAGQRRATLPDRAVTGPWQELVECAKAEGSESRGRLGSRR; this comes from the coding sequence ATGAGGATCACCGTCCAACGCAGTGGGGGAATTGCAGCGATGACGCGCGTCTGGAGCGTGGACGCAGTCTCCCCCGATGACAAGGAACGATGGGTTCCGATGGTTGAGGCTTGCCCTTGGGAGGAAGCCAAGAGCCAGTCACGGGCGGCCAACCAACCGGACAGGTTCATGTACTCCATCAGGGCAGGCCAACGCCGGGCCACCCTCCCGGACCGCGCCGTCACCGGGCCTTGGCAGGAACTGGTGGAATGCGCCAAGGCCGAGGGCTCTGAGTCCCGCGGCCGCTTGGGAAGCCGACGCTGA